The Carboxydocella sporoproducens DSM 16521 genome has a segment encoding these proteins:
- a CDS encoding cytochrome c3 family protein produces MKKTVLSTGKFNIFLLTVGCWLAFISWAWAWPNGKLDTASEKNYCYSCHDTRGGGTVTLLDVSVNGTSKGAVSEVSLTAGQALEITYRVTGLGYGLNGTVAGAVQVPATYQWQVANPDTPWSDNGQSDLTPWAVAKQDTAKSAPLYSPYMFVTDFPANSTPVNQQGVTLDDGSNGTPGDRNRKLHDEVFKVKLIPPAVQGVYTIYIQGVGRDSTGNLAYAQQAVTVKVVASPALQPHGKFTDPGRQDLCKLCHSTHSAHGYQLVLKDTVADTCYVCHDGTASVYNVKSQFDVQANPSHHKVPEGKTFCQDCHNPHFSNTDSTSAVTGKKNGSIRLLAAQRNVNGTLKGPNYSGNDVCWTCHGAPSDLPRPFGIDHQTFFANSVHNIGNDPNSLMQYASVDANLNPVAPTSSPQTDGIAMVEREPITGESATGTMIACLNCHKPHGSSNYPLLRWENKANLCINCHVSKGFNYYQYSSQNKIYNSSNAFTGSIHDQKFAAWNGCMMCHEPHGSKYQFMITAPFVNKPYPTAVTHNRNELCFKCHDYRYYWNNGSNPIVGSRFGNGNGRNYHWHVNSYKLSCRTCHDPHTGSNQYFDLSNTNAYKNGTKVNNSNWNLNNPVNISFDWSYLLNAVSPANGRLAFYATGTDSQGNATGYACYLNCKANHTPKGYLRNPYAGPALNCVACHDQNEFDKNSSHPIIYAGTSSGKKVSCDTCHEPDHTKHTGSNPYGLKNPVAWTDPVSGTAVTPDPVSVPNFATTEYRDWCFTCHGTTRHITEDYQANFTGKPHASLSRSNSKYGTTADGVSKDQPCLVCHEHHASTNVRLLRRDIDTTDTHAIDADTDVGKVNACLDCHDGYPAKQDIRKLYYAETSAGHFIKSVDSTKKLLCTECHSPHGTTNAKYLWDRDKYGTLQFAGTAWPTNKTGSSFNVREFCLVCHPTSDQPSRVYYTGNTIKVTSSDQPANSYKITIKPLPASIASHSSTSTDKCDICHDPHKPWPATGSNADCYLCHGKRGEAYNIEALMGQEGTLSAGKISRHKIYDPNTADTNDCMTKCHLAHPHNPRSNNIKAVDEKTLCFNCHDTNGAPGPQPRIDMLKYAGKPHDYVKQEHSYSDGSGFGNNCTKCHNPHGSDYKPLLKWANGDTLCYQCHDGLHTDGNGATISNIKTLYQAYGHYLKSDPTKKLKCADCHFPHGTSNTKYLRDADVSEAIYTNGDTNQLRTFPSNIGSNDSRRPFCTVCHLPNNQDASADFVRWVDPDLPGGQIDLAELPLVGPKSGITLSEHTAVSTANCMACHNPHDPRPVGSNKDCYKCHGGSSALAPNIDQLAGLWDGTQNTWPDGQGGRTTTSTIVSYHKITDALSPDTNTCMTNCHKPHSHNPKADLIKDRTGASGDVTPPNAPSGLSAQALAKSLVKVSWTPSDSSDIFGYYIYRNDFTDANAIGVINNTSTTGTVSFYDGAVRGTPPFTYKIKAFDRAGNSTWLNTTVNVSPAYTSDTTAPSAPADLKAVALNSARISLTWSRSTDASGVKGYYIYRSTDGTNFTRIGFSGTTSFVDAPGLNNGILPNTTYWYKVTAIDKTLDLGGTGNESGYSNVASVTTPTATIPVTNGLYKSGSNVVEFFDYQNGRTNIFPAGTNIRVKVTTSTINNATTRRVIVYSKTGGQLATYTMSQTSTSAPYTYEVTFTRSTPGLYYFLVEVSSGAGTIRAYEAVEIAATTEHYRTYEDSGYTTEKLEFQAGQVVYGEVSANVNGTIGTTTATLYRMDGTTAATLTASNVAYNGNYIRFQVTWPSGLNAGDWYSLYIRVRNTGGTTLVNEYKMLKNYAVDTTPPSAPTISSLQPGSNSVVVNWSASTPADDVAGYSIYRSSDGTNYIKVGSVDAANLSFTDSGLKGNTQYWYRVSAFDLSGNAATGAAVTTTTAAEPVDNVAPPPPAGVNATPIKDIVTGSMAVELTWAPASAADGVVGYNIYRIVPGFSQPLKVGSTTGTTWTDLYLKGTTSYSYYVTAFDLEGNESSFSTKVTALTLVDPMASLERALCMTCHDGTGSPPGAPVIGTSYNSSKHNVDVPVDTFSDGSIYYGNCTKCHVPHGSQYPSLLKKAKDNELCFDCHTNASSNYKYSGRRTFEMSAHSRTTDSPSGTPIVFPNSYGTGGTRDPNSAADKATYAGKCFNCHTPHGKFVPTEHGGDGVSVTRASTLDSYRFTVGADTFISVNALCEGCHAAVSFGAWNGFTIYNKTAHGNKNNLLVRWDNESAPSECTNCHDPHGTDYGSMLKLPMNTDAVDSNGNSLKNSVCFWCHDKPEVIAQTYWFRGKAAYNASEHASKAKWYDSATGQSAMFVPGNCMNCHSPHGKEDPSNPGNPYPKQLLKNPDNNELCYNCHDSVALVKKVYGTGVYWYEAAAPGYPTVYWKGGTNNNDNTIPDTELVDPAVKIAGQSLFSVSSHGSNANAKWPGGTEGGNYTQASNAAGACYNCHDPHGSGYQSSTLKPASDLCFTCHDGTGPSSKNVAGQFDGTVGHTVKDPNYIARHVPGQDPAQMNYDDNSKTVQCVDCHNTHILKTKDTFVRDNLKASGIDVNGNFKQVADFQYEVCIKCHSTFGSKTTLPTGWSDVRSRFQTTHDSHHGVFGVKGTNTYVNSTTLTTYGLNILNRTPPAGQGKVLCSDCHYTHTGTDVSNPYNLKLSTDTAVSSAPLIVKHCTLCHKPTSYGYTTSTGSRFSNHSKGDHKTSNGCYECHGDPSVKGYMHGFTWNGYGKFIRGRAIAEYYPSNIGSKNGCYLLQGTCGSHTTRTSRTSGS; encoded by the coding sequence ATGAAAAAAACAGTCTTGTCTACTGGAAAATTTAATATATTCCTCCTGACCGTCGGGTGCTGGCTCGCCTTTATCAGCTGGGCCTGGGCCTGGCCGAATGGCAAACTGGATACCGCCAGTGAGAAGAATTATTGTTATTCCTGTCATGATACCAGGGGCGGGGGAACTGTGACGCTCCTGGATGTATCTGTCAACGGAACAAGTAAGGGAGCAGTGTCTGAAGTCAGCCTTACTGCTGGTCAGGCGCTTGAGATTACTTATCGGGTCACAGGATTGGGCTACGGATTAAACGGAACTGTAGCAGGTGCCGTCCAGGTACCTGCTACTTACCAGTGGCAAGTGGCTAATCCTGATACTCCCTGGAGTGATAATGGCCAATCTGATCTGACTCCCTGGGCTGTAGCCAAACAGGATACAGCCAAAAGTGCTCCTCTATATAGCCCATATATGTTTGTTACTGATTTCCCGGCCAATTCAACGCCGGTTAACCAGCAGGGAGTTACTCTGGATGATGGCAGTAACGGCACTCCCGGAGACCGCAACCGTAAACTGCATGATGAAGTGTTTAAAGTTAAATTGATTCCGCCTGCTGTCCAAGGGGTTTATACCATTTATATCCAGGGTGTAGGCAGGGACAGTACCGGGAACCTGGCTTATGCTCAACAGGCAGTTACTGTTAAGGTTGTGGCTTCTCCAGCTTTGCAACCCCATGGTAAGTTCACTGATCCTGGCCGGCAGGACCTGTGTAAATTGTGCCATTCTACCCACTCAGCTCATGGTTACCAGCTGGTTTTGAAGGATACAGTTGCCGATACCTGTTATGTCTGCCATGATGGCACCGCATCTGTTTATAATGTCAAGAGTCAGTTTGATGTTCAGGCTAACCCTTCCCACCACAAAGTGCCTGAGGGTAAAACCTTTTGTCAGGATTGTCACAATCCCCACTTCAGCAACACAGACTCTACCAGTGCAGTAACGGGAAAGAAAAACGGCTCCATTCGCTTGCTGGCAGCCCAGCGCAATGTTAACGGGACGCTCAAAGGCCCTAATTATAGTGGCAATGATGTCTGCTGGACCTGTCACGGAGCTCCTTCGGATCTACCCAGGCCTTTTGGAATTGATCATCAGACTTTTTTTGCTAATTCCGTTCATAATATTGGCAATGACCCCAATAGTTTAATGCAATATGCCAGCGTTGATGCTAACCTGAATCCGGTGGCACCGACCAGCAGCCCCCAGACTGATGGGATCGCCATGGTGGAGCGAGAGCCCATTACTGGCGAATCTGCAACCGGAACCATGATTGCCTGTCTGAATTGCCATAAACCTCATGGTTCCTCTAATTACCCGCTTTTGCGCTGGGAGAATAAGGCCAATCTTTGTATTAACTGTCATGTTAGTAAAGGTTTTAATTATTACCAATATAGTTCGCAAAACAAGATCTATAATTCCAGTAATGCTTTTACAGGTTCAATCCATGACCAGAAGTTTGCTGCCTGGAATGGCTGCATGATGTGCCATGAACCCCATGGCTCGAAATATCAGTTTATGATTACGGCTCCCTTTGTTAACAAACCTTATCCCACGGCAGTTACCCATAATCGCAATGAATTGTGTTTTAAATGCCATGACTACCGTTATTACTGGAATAATGGCAGTAACCCCATTGTAGGTAGCCGCTTCGGGAATGGCAATGGTCGTAACTATCACTGGCACGTAAATAGTTATAAGCTTTCTTGTCGGACCTGTCATGACCCTCATACAGGTAGTAACCAGTATTTCGATCTAAGTAATACCAATGCCTATAAGAACGGAACCAAAGTCAATAACTCTAACTGGAATTTGAATAACCCGGTCAATATCAGTTTTGACTGGTCTTATCTCCTCAACGCAGTGAGTCCGGCCAATGGCCGTCTGGCCTTTTATGCTACCGGTACCGACAGTCAGGGCAATGCCACCGGCTATGCCTGTTATCTGAATTGTAAAGCCAACCATACTCCGAAAGGATATTTGCGTAATCCTTATGCAGGTCCTGCCCTGAACTGTGTTGCCTGTCATGACCAGAATGAATTCGACAAAAACTCATCCCATCCCATTATTTATGCGGGTACATCCAGTGGCAAAAAGGTATCCTGTGATACCTGCCACGAACCGGATCATACCAAACATACGGGTTCTAACCCCTATGGTTTGAAAAACCCGGTCGCCTGGACCGACCCTGTCTCAGGGACAGCGGTTACGCCGGACCCGGTCAGTGTGCCCAATTTTGCTACAACCGAGTATCGCGACTGGTGTTTTACCTGTCATGGTACTACCAGGCATATTACCGAGGATTATCAGGCCAACTTTACCGGCAAGCCCCATGCCAGCTTGAGCCGGAGCAACAGTAAATATGGCACTACTGCTGATGGGGTAAGCAAGGATCAGCCCTGTCTGGTCTGCCATGAACACCATGCTTCGACTAACGTGCGTTTGCTGCGGCGGGATATTGATACTACCGATACTCATGCGATTGATGCTGATACTGATGTTGGTAAGGTAAATGCCTGTCTGGATTGCCATGATGGTTATCCGGCCAAACAGGATATTCGGAAGCTCTATTATGCTGAGACTTCTGCCGGCCATTTTATCAAGTCTGTAGATTCTACCAAAAAACTGCTATGTACCGAATGTCATAGCCCTCATGGTACGACCAACGCCAAGTATCTCTGGGATCGGGACAAATACGGTACCTTGCAGTTTGCCGGAACGGCCTGGCCGACCAATAAGACCGGCAGTAGTTTTAACGTCAGGGAGTTTTGCCTGGTCTGTCACCCGACTTCAGACCAGCCCAGCCGTGTCTACTATACCGGTAATACTATCAAAGTGACTTCCAGTGACCAGCCGGCTAACAGCTATAAAATCACTATCAAACCGTTGCCGGCCAGCATTGCTTCTCATAGCAGTACATCAACGGATAAATGCGATATCTGTCATGATCCTCATAAGCCCTGGCCGGCTACAGGCTCTAATGCCGATTGCTATCTCTGCCATGGCAAACGGGGTGAGGCCTATAATATCGAGGCATTGATGGGGCAAGAAGGAACTTTGAGTGCAGGGAAAATCAGCCGTCATAAGATTTATGATCCCAACACAGCTGATACCAATGATTGTATGACCAAATGTCACCTGGCTCACCCGCATAATCCGCGTTCCAATAATATCAAGGCGGTAGATGAAAAGACCCTGTGCTTCAATTGCCATGATACAAACGGGGCACCGGGACCACAGCCGCGGATTGACATGCTGAAATATGCGGGTAAGCCCCATGATTACGTGAAACAGGAACACTCCTACAGTGACGGCAGTGGTTTCGGCAATAACTGTACCAAGTGCCATAATCCTCACGGTTCTGATTATAAGCCTTTGTTGAAGTGGGCCAATGGCGATACTCTGTGTTATCAATGTCATGATGGTCTGCATACTGATGGTAATGGGGCTACGATTAGCAATATCAAGACATTGTATCAGGCTTATGGCCATTATCTAAAAAGCGACCCAACCAAGAAGCTGAAATGTGCCGATTGTCATTTCCCGCATGGAACTTCCAATACAAAGTACCTGCGGGATGCTGATGTCAGTGAAGCCATCTATACTAATGGGGATACCAACCAGTTACGCACTTTCCCCAGCAATATTGGCAGCAATGACAGCCGCCGTCCTTTTTGTACGGTTTGCCATTTGCCCAATAACCAGGATGCCAGTGCGGATTTTGTGCGCTGGGTTGATCCCGATCTGCCTGGCGGCCAGATTGATCTTGCTGAATTGCCCCTGGTAGGGCCCAAGAGTGGTATTACTTTGAGTGAGCATACGGCAGTAAGCACCGCTAACTGTATGGCCTGTCATAACCCCCATGACCCGCGGCCGGTGGGGTCCAACAAGGATTGTTACAAATGTCATGGCGGGTCCAGCGCTTTAGCGCCCAATATAGACCAGTTAGCCGGTTTGTGGGATGGAACTCAAAACACCTGGCCTGACGGGCAAGGTGGCAGGACGACAACCAGTACGATTGTGTCCTACCATAAAATAACTGATGCGCTGTCACCTGATACCAATACCTGTATGACCAATTGTCATAAACCTCATTCCCATAACCCGAAAGCGGATTTGATCAAAGACCGCACTGGTGCCAGTGGTGATGTAACACCACCTAATGCTCCCAGCGGTTTAAGTGCCCAGGCGCTGGCCAAGAGTCTGGTGAAGGTCAGCTGGACTCCATCTGATTCCAGTGACATTTTTGGATACTATATCTACCGTAATGATTTCACCGATGCCAATGCTATTGGGGTGATCAATAACACCAGCACTACTGGTACAGTGTCCTTCTATGATGGCGCAGTAAGAGGCACACCACCATTTACTTATAAGATTAAGGCCTTTGACAGAGCAGGTAATAGTACCTGGCTGAATACAACCGTGAACGTATCACCAGCCTATACTTCGGATACAACTGCTCCCAGTGCGCCTGCTGACTTGAAGGCGGTAGCCCTGAATAGTGCCCGGATCAGTCTGACCTGGTCGCGCAGTACTGACGCCTCCGGGGTGAAAGGATATTATATCTATCGCAGTACAGATGGCACTAACTTTACCCGCATTGGCTTTAGCGGTACTACCAGTTTTGTGGATGCACCGGGCTTGAATAATGGCATTTTGCCCAATACAACCTACTGGTATAAAGTTACGGCAATCGATAAAACCCTGGATTTAGGCGGCACTGGTAATGAATCCGGTTATAGCAATGTCGCCTCGGTCACTACACCGACTGCAACTATACCTGTAACCAATGGACTTTACAAGTCGGGTAGCAATGTGGTCGAATTCTTTGACTATCAGAACGGTCGCACCAATATTTTCCCGGCTGGTACCAATATCCGGGTTAAGGTGACTACCAGTACCATTAATAATGCTACTACGCGGCGGGTAATTGTTTACAGTAAGACTGGCGGGCAGTTAGCAACTTATACTATGAGCCAGACCAGTACTAGCGCACCTTACACTTATGAGGTGACCTTTACCCGTTCGACCCCGGGTCTCTACTATTTCCTGGTTGAGGTCTCAAGCGGAGCAGGTACAATTAGGGCTTATGAGGCGGTGGAAATTGCAGCAACTACCGAACATTATCGCACATATGAAGATAGTGGCTATACGACAGAAAAGCTGGAGTTCCAGGCCGGGCAGGTTGTTTATGGTGAAGTTTCGGCCAATGTCAATGGTACTATCGGCACCACTACTGCAACTCTATACAGAATGGATGGAACTACAGCAGCCACTTTGACTGCCAGCAACGTAGCTTATAACGGTAACTATATCCGCTTCCAGGTGACCTGGCCCAGTGGCCTGAATGCCGGAGACTGGTATTCTTTGTATATCCGGGTACGCAACACCGGCGGCACCACGTTGGTCAATGAATACAAGATGCTGAAGAATTATGCTGTTGATACTACTCCGCCTTCAGCGCCGACGATTAGCAGCTTGCAGCCTGGCAGCAACAGTGTAGTTGTAAACTGGTCGGCGTCCACTCCTGCCGATGATGTGGCTGGCTATAGTATCTATCGCAGCAGTGATGGGACTAACTACATCAAGGTAGGCTCGGTGGATGCGGCAAACTTGAGCTTTACTGATAGCGGCTTAAAAGGAAATACCCAGTACTGGTATCGTGTCAGTGCCTTTGATTTGAGTGGCAATGCTGCAACCGGTGCTGCTGTAACGACAACAACTGCTGCTGAGCCGGTGGATAATGTGGCTCCGCCTCCTCCGGCAGGGGTTAATGCTACTCCCATCAAGGATATTGTCACCGGCAGTATGGCCGTAGAGTTAACCTGGGCTCCGGCTAGCGCTGCTGATGGAGTAGTGGGCTATAACATCTACCGGATTGTGCCCGGGTTCAGTCAACCTTTGAAGGTGGGTTCCACTACCGGTACTACCTGGACGGACCTCTATCTCAAAGGTACCACCAGTTATAGTTACTACGTTACAGCCTTTGACCTGGAGGGGAACGAATCCAGTTTCAGTACCAAGGTAACAGCTTTGACTCTGGTTGATCCCATGGCATCACTGGAGCGAGCCCTGTGTATGACCTGTCACGACGGCACCGGCTCACCGCCTGGGGCGCCTGTAATCGGTACATCTTATAACAGTAGCAAACATAACGTGGATGTACCGGTGGACACCTTTAGTGATGGCAGTATTTACTATGGTAACTGTACCAAGTGCCATGTGCCCCATGGTTCTCAGTATCCCAGCTTGCTGAAGAAAGCCAAGGATAATGAACTGTGCTTTGATTGTCACACCAACGCCTCCAGCAATTACAAATATTCCGGTCGCCGTACCTTTGAAATGTCGGCGCACAGCCGGACCACAGATTCGCCTTCCGGAACGCCCATAGTTTTCCCGAATAGCTATGGAACCGGGGGCACCAGGGATCCCAATAGTGCAGCCGATAAAGCGACTTATGCTGGTAAATGCTTTAACTGTCATACTCCGCACGGTAAGTTTGTGCCGACAGAGCATGGCGGAGATGGCGTGAGTGTGACCAGAGCTTCGACCCTGGATAGCTATCGCTTTACGGTGGGTGCTGATACCTTTATCAGTGTCAATGCTCTCTGTGAAGGATGTCATGCTGCTGTAAGTTTTGGTGCCTGGAATGGTTTTACCATTTACAACAAAACTGCCCATGGCAATAAAAATAACTTGTTGGTCCGCTGGGATAACGAATCTGCACCCAGTGAATGCACCAACTGCCATGATCCCCATGGCACCGATTATGGCAGCATGTTGAAATTGCCCATGAATACCGATGCTGTAGACAGCAATGGTAACAGTTTGAAGAACAGTGTTTGTTTCTGGTGCCATGATAAGCCAGAAGTGATTGCTCAAACTTACTGGTTCCGGGGTAAGGCAGCCTATAATGCCTCGGAACATGCCAGCAAAGCTAAGTGGTATGATTCAGCCACAGGGCAATCGGCCATGTTTGTTCCCGGTAACTGTATGAACTGTCACAGCCCTCATGGCAAGGAGGACCCGAGCAATCCGGGCAATCCTTATCCGAAGCAGTTGTTGAAAAATCCGGACAATAACGAGCTCTGCTATAATTGCCATGACAGTGTGGCCCTGGTGAAAAAGGTTTATGGAACAGGGGTTTACTGGTACGAAGCTGCTGCTCCTGGTTATCCGACCGTCTACTGGAAAGGTGGTACCAATAATAATGATAACACCATTCCAGATACCGAACTGGTGGATCCGGCTGTGAAGATAGCCGGTCAGAGCCTGTTCTCTGTCAGCTCCCATGGCTCTAATGCCAATGCCAAATGGCCGGGCGGAACAGAGGGTGGTAATTATACCCAGGCCAGTAATGCAGCAGGTGCCTGTTATAACTGCCATGATCCCCATGGCTCAGGTTACCAGAGCTCGACCTTGAAACCAGCTTCAGACCTGTGTTTCACCTGTCATGATGGTACAGGCCCCTCAAGCAAGAATGTGGCTGGTCAGTTCGATGGCACGGTAGGGCATACGGTTAAAGATCCTAATTACATTGCCCGCCATGTGCCCGGCCAGGACCCGGCTCAGATGAACTATGATGATAACTCCAAGACAGTACAGTGTGTAGACTGTCATAATACGCACATCCTGAAGACAAAAGACACTTTCGTTCGGGACAACCTGAAAGCTTCGGGGATTGACGTCAATGGTAACTTCAAACAGGTAGCTGACTTCCAGTATGAAGTATGTATCAAGTGTCACAGTACTTTTGGCAGCAAGACCACCTTGCCCACGGGCTGGTCGGATGTACGCAGTCGCTTCCAGACCACTCATGATTCGCACCACGGTGTGTTCGGGGTAAAAGGGACCAATACTTATGTTAACTCTACCACTCTTACTACTTATGGTCTCAATATCCTGAACCGGACTCCTCCGGCTGGGCAGGGAAAAGTTTTGTGCTCTGATTGCCACTATACCCATACTGGTACTGATGTCAGCAATCCATATAACCTGAAGCTCAGTACGGATACTGCAGTTAGCAGTGCGCCGCTGATTGTAAAGCACTGTACCTTGTGCCATAAGCCGACATCCTATGGTTACACTACAAGTACTGGTTCACGGTTCTCCAATCATAGTAAAGGGGATCACAAAACCAGCAATGGTTGTTATGAATGCCATGGTGACCCGAGTGTTAAAGGCTATATGCACGGTTTTACCTGGAACGGGTATGGCAAGTTCATTCGCGGCCGGGCAATTGCCGAATACTATCCATCTAACATTGGTTCTAAGAACGGGTGCTACTTGTTACAGGGAACCTGTGGCAGTCATACCACCAGAACTTCCCGAACCAGTGGCAGTTAA
- a CDS encoding cytochrome c3 family protein, whose protein sequence is MVKIIKYSTITAITILLLLFHTIQAWAAIDPEATIRFTGMVGGNNQETVYWTSVTGATSYTLSRTADGITWTTLYTGPATQYADTGVENYRNYYYKVTATDGTTTIESPIGKAFPPNTSPHDYYDQNLGACASCHVTHAAEGPKLLTQKTGTRTCLVCHDGTQSKYNVLNGTVTLPGSVLAPTSSGPFGTLPPASNTTAEVYAAVYYDYNGSAAITAVPTSVHNVGTPHGEAPGEMIYDSFFMARQLDCTSCHNPHDNGNYRLLKSLVGSSSGEQTNAIIGYAVTDTGTNQEIPKYVSGTVYFCGTCHSDFNQKAGSGHRLAKFTEQTGYDLNANSIDFVMHAVNIPNSYNGLTPRGNYPYENGNLVVCLTCHRAHGTTVVEQNITRSGRLSTALKRAPGMVICEDCHQKTDNP, encoded by the coding sequence ATGGTCAAGATAATTAAATATAGTACAATCACGGCCATAACAATCCTGTTGCTTCTGTTCCATACTATTCAGGCCTGGGCGGCAATTGACCCGGAAGCAACAATCCGGTTCACCGGGATGGTAGGAGGCAATAACCAGGAAACAGTCTACTGGACCAGTGTAACTGGGGCTACCAGCTACACTTTGAGCCGGACTGCCGACGGGATCACCTGGACTACTTTGTATACTGGTCCGGCAACACAATATGCGGATACTGGAGTGGAGAATTATCGCAATTACTATTACAAGGTGACAGCGACGGATGGTACTACTACTATTGAGTCCCCTATCGGGAAGGCATTTCCCCCTAATACCAGTCCCCATGACTATTATGATCAAAACTTAGGGGCATGTGCCAGTTGTCATGTTACCCACGCAGCCGAAGGCCCCAAACTTTTGACACAAAAAACAGGAACCCGTACCTGTCTGGTTTGTCATGATGGCACGCAGAGTAAGTATAATGTCTTAAATGGCACAGTTACCCTGCCAGGTTCTGTACTTGCTCCTACATCCAGTGGGCCTTTTGGTACTCTGCCACCTGCCAGTAATACTACTGCTGAGGTTTATGCTGCGGTATATTACGATTACAATGGCAGTGCTGCTATCACTGCGGTACCCACTTCGGTCCACAATGTCGGGACCCCCCATGGGGAGGCACCAGGGGAAATGATTTATGACTCATTTTTCATGGCCAGGCAGCTGGATTGCACTAGTTGTCACAACCCTCATGATAATGGTAATTATCGGTTGTTAAAAAGCTTGGTAGGGTCAAGTAGTGGAGAACAAACTAACGCTATTATTGGCTACGCCGTAACCGATACTGGTACCAATCAGGAAATACCAAAATATGTGAGTGGTACTGTATATTTCTGTGGTACCTGTCACAGTGACTTTAACCAGAAAGCCGGGAGTGGACATCGTTTGGCCAAATTTACCGAGCAAACAGGCTATGACTTGAATGCAAATTCCATAGATTTTGTTATGCATGCCGTAAATATTCCTAACAGTTACAATGGTTTGACACCGCGAGGAAATTATCCGTATGAAAATGGCAATCTGGTGGTCTGCCTGACCTGTCATCGCGCTCATGGCACTACTGTGGTTGAACAAAATATTACCAGAAGTGGGCGTTTATCTACCGCTTTAAAACGCGCCCCTGGTATGGTGATCTGTGAGGATTGCCATCAGAAAACTGATAATCCCTAA
- a CDS encoding 6-bladed beta-propeller, whose amino-acid sequence MTKTISRDKLVIIILTLIIISMSIFFYFYLTKQNPLESITQPVHSLPQGLFAFGNDKQTGLLKPLGVGVDGNKIIVADSAKHRLVWFDRNGKKLKSVGSFGNGPDKFNYPVAVAAGAGKIFVADLNNNRIVVLDQEGKYLESWPRDSKNNLRPVALALNSKGLLYVSDLLSQQVLVLDEQGRVVKRIGEPGSGERGLSYANGIALNEDESLLIVADSNNGRLQVFNADDGKHVKTIKEGIGFVLPRGITFDRERNAWIVVDTMQQAVIVLDANFKPIGQIAGFKEGDPFRFPNGVATDGTGRIYITDRENDRIVVLK is encoded by the coding sequence ATGACTAAAACTATCAGCCGTGATAAACTAGTGATCATCATACTAACGCTGATTATAATCAGCATGAGCATATTCTTTTATTTCTACCTGACTAAACAAAACCCACTGGAATCGATTACGCAGCCAGTGCATTCATTGCCCCAGGGATTGTTTGCCTTTGGCAATGATAAACAAACCGGGCTGTTAAAACCCCTGGGAGTGGGGGTTGATGGCAATAAAATTATTGTTGCTGATTCTGCCAAACACAGGCTAGTTTGGTTTGATCGCAATGGAAAAAAGTTAAAAAGCGTTGGCAGTTTTGGTAACGGCCCCGATAAATTTAACTATCCAGTAGCTGTTGCTGCTGGTGCTGGTAAAATTTTTGTTGCTGATTTGAATAATAATCGGATTGTAGTACTTGATCAGGAAGGGAAATACCTGGAGTCCTGGCCCAGGGATAGTAAAAACAATCTTCGTCCGGTGGCCCTTGCATTAAACAGTAAAGGTTTATTATATGTATCAGATCTATTAAGTCAGCAAGTACTGGTTTTAGATGAACAGGGCAGGGTGGTTAAAAGAATCGGAGAACCAGGTTCGGGTGAGCGAGGTTTATCCTATGCTAACGGGATAGCCCTTAATGAAGATGAGAGCTTGCTGATAGTAGCAGATTCCAACAATGGACGCTTGCAAGTTTTCAATGCGGATGACGGTAAACATGTAAAGACCATTAAGGAAGGAATAGGGTTTGTACTACCGCGGGGAATTACCTTTGACCGGGAAAGAAATGCCTGGATTGTAGTGGATACGATGCAACAGGCTGTGATTGTTCTGGATGCTAATTTTAAACCGATCGGACAGATTGCTGGCTTTAAGGAAGGAGATCCTTTTCGCTTTCCCAATGGGGTAGCGACTGATGGCACAGGCAGAATTTATATAACTGACCGGGAAAATGACCGGATTGTAGTCTTGAAATAG